The Polyangium mundeleinium genome contains the following window.
CTTGAACGTCCGTCGCGTACGTGTGTAGGTTCAAGTGGCGGTGACGGTCTCGTCAGCCGGGCGCTCTCCGGAGGACCGCAGCCGCGATGGCTTCGAGGTGCGTGACGAATTCCTCCTGGATAGGCGACAAGCCGAAGCCAAAGTTCCCCTGGCTCGTGCGGAAGTGCGAGAACCAGGGGCGGTCGTCAAGGCGAATCATTCGTTCGAATACTTCGCCTTCGGTCCCGCGCACGTAGTTCCCGAGCGACGGATGGTTGGATGGTCCGGCTTCCCCGATGATGAACCAGGCTCCGAGGAAGTATTCCATCCGTGCTCCTCTGACCCCCTCGATCGCCCACACCGTCGCGCCGACGAGGTGTTCGACGGGCTTCTTCGTCATGAACTTGAAGGGATCGCGGTCCGGACCGCGGTCCAGCAGCGGATATCCCATTCGCTTCCGGTTGTGGTAGCCGACGAGGTTCATCGAACGTCAAGCTATCACGGGCTTGCATGGCCCCGCAACCGACGAACAGGGAGCGCGCGAGGTTCGTTCGGGTGATCTCCTTGAGATCGAGAATGGATTCTCCCGCGATGAAATTCGATCCGTGACGAACGCGGCGACCTCGCCTTGCACGCATCTCAAGGCGTCAGCGTGAGCTCGACGGTCTGCTCGACGATGTCACCGCAGACGCAGCAGCCCTTCTCCCTGCGGCTCGGGCAATACGATGGAGACCGTTCAAGCTCGTTCGGGTGGAGGCGGAGGTTCAAGGTGTGGACGACGGCGCCCATGGCCGGCGCGCCGAGGTAGACCTCGAGGTGGCGCTGATGATTCCACGCGAGCGTGGCGACCCGATCCCCCGGCCGAACCCCGAGGCGCGCGAGGGCGTTCGCGAGTTTGGCGGTGCGGCGGTAGAAGTCGCCGTACGTGCCGCGGACGAGGGTCTTGTCCGGGAGGCGCGAGACGATCTCGTTGCGACCGAAGAAGGTGCGCGCGCGTTCGAGGAAATGCGTGAGGGTGAGGGGAAAGTCCATCATGCGTCCGGCAAGCATCGGTCGCCTCCTCTCGTGGTGGGCGCGGCGATGGTAGCCGGGATGCGGACGAAAACGGAAGGGGGCGTGGCGGCTCAGCGCGAATCGTAGCCGAGCGTGAGCATGGGGATGAGGGAGACGCCGAGCGTGTTCTCCCGGACGGACACGCCCGCGCTGCCGTTCGGCCCGTCCGCGCGGGTGGTCACGAAAAGCGCGCTCGGGTGGAAGAGCAAGAGCGCGTCGATGCCGATATTGAAGCCGCCGCGGCGGTGCCTGGGGCCGCTCGGGTTCGCCGTCGAGAGGCCAAACCGAAGGTTGAGGCCCGGCTTGAAGCCGGCGGAGGCGATTTCGGTGACCTCGGCGACGCCGTCGAGGCTCACCCCGGTGGTGATGCCGCCGAGGGCGCCACGCGCGAGGACGGGGCCGCCGCCGACGTAGAATCGGTTCCCGAAAATGGCCTCGGCAATGGCGCCGACGTACCAGTACGAGATGGCCGAGACGCCCACGTTGATGCCCTCGAATCCGACATCGGCGCTGAACCCGAAGCCACCGGTGCCGCCGATGGCGGCGTACGCGCTGAAGACGTTCGAGACCTGGTAGCCGATGCGGCCCTCGCCGCCGATGGTGAACATCGATTGCGGGACGTGCCATCCGAGGTTGCCGGAGACACCCCAGCGAACGCGGCCGCCCGGATCCTCGGGGGTCTCTTCGTTCGGCTCGTCCTTGGGGGGCTCCGCGGGCGCGGCGGGCGCGGCGGGCGGCGGCGCGGCGGCGTCGGGGGGCGGCGCGGCGGCGTCGGCCGGCGGCGGCGGCGGCGCGGAGGTGTCGCCGGTCGGGCCCTGCGCGAACGCAGGGGAGGCGAGGAGGGAGGCGAAGGCCGTGAGGAACAGGGTTCGTTTAAGCATGGGCCTCGATGGGGGAGGGAATCGTGGGGGCCTCATGACCCGAGACGTTCCCAATCGGGAACGAATACCATCGTCGCGAGGCCGATGGCAACGGTCTCGACGGAGCTATCTCGTTGAGAAAGCTCGATTTTTGTTGGTCTTTGTTTTGAATATTCGTCCGGGTTCCACGTCGGCGTCTTGCGCGTGGTCGCGTACGACGGTTCGCACGGCGGCGAACGAGGATCCCCATTTCTTTGGGATAGAGCTCGAATCGTGACGACGCCTTTCAAGGCATCTGCGCGAGCTCGACGGTCTGCTCGACGCGGTCGCCGCAGACGCAGCAGCCTTCGCCCTGCGGCTCGGGCAATACGATGGAGACCGTTTTCGGAGCATACCCCGTCGCGGAGACCTTCACCGAATAGGTGCCGCCGGGGACATTGCAGACGTGGTCCGGGCCATTCGGGGCGCAGAGGTCGTTGCCAATGGCGACCTTGGCCCCGACGAGCGGCTGTTTCGTGGTCGCGTCGACGACGGTCACGACGATGCCGCCTTGCAAGCAAGCACAATCGATCTCGCCGCATTCGTCGCAGCCGGCGAGGGCGAGCAAGGAGAGGAGGGCGGCGGAGGCGAGGAGGCGGCGGAGCATGGGGGGATGCTACCCGAGCTACGTCGGGATACGAGGTCGCGGAGGTCTTGGAGGAGGTCGCGGAGGTCTTGGAGGAGGTGCCCGGTCCTCCTGGAGGAGGTCGCGGAGGTCTTGGAGGAGGTCGCGGAGGTCTTGGAGGAGGTCGCGGAGGTCTTGGAGGAGGTCGCGGAGGTCTTGGAGGAGGTCCTGGAGGTCGAGGAGGAGGTGCCCGGTCCTCCTGGAGGAGGTCGTGGAGGTCGTGGAGGAGGTGCCGGTCTTCGTGGAGGAGGTGCCGGTCTTCGTGGAGGAAGTCGCGGCGGTCGAGGAGGAGGTCGCGGCGGTCGAGGAGGAGGTCCTGGAGGTCGAGGAGGAGGTGCCCGGTCCTCCTGGAGGAGGTCGCGGAGGTCGCGGAGGCGGTCCGGGACTTCGTGGAGGCGGTCGCGGAGGTCGTGGAGGAGGTACCTGGTCTTCGTGGAGGAGGTCCCCGGTCCTCGTGGAGGAGGACATGGTGGGCTGGAAACGGGGCACGCCACGCTTACCTCATCCGCCGAACCTCCACCGCCTCGTAGGATCCGCATGGTAGTGTCCCCACCATGCGCCCTCCGTAGCGCAGGCGGCTGCCGCGCACGCACGAACAGGAGAGGTTTCACATGCAGATCGGACTATCGAAGGACATCAACGCGGAAGGCTGTAAGAAGTGCCAAGAGTTTCGGCCCTGGTGGGGCACCATTGCCAAGATCGCGGCGCAGCTACATGCGCACGGCGTCATCTGGCCGAACTTCCTTATCATCCATGGCAAGCGCCTGAGCTGTCGCGATGCGCCCGACGCGGGCAGATTTGATGAGAGCGTTTACGTCATCGCAACAGACGAGGACGGCAAAGACGCGACGGCAGAGCAGGCAAAGGTTTTCGTGACGGAGAAGGGCAACTCCAGCCGCTACGTCGCGGTGAGCAATGTCCTGAATGGAAGCGCATTTCGATAGAAATGCGCACGGTTCGCCGTTCGCTCCTTCAGAACCTCAATTCACTCCGCAATTCCTCCCCCGGCACGTCGAGCTCCTTCACCGCATCAGCCACGCTCGGATCGTCCTCCGTGCGAATCTGGATCAAGAATCGCACATAAAGATCCCCCGGCTCTTTCCCTTTGCGCGCCACGCCTTTGCCTTTGAGCCGCAACACCTGGCCGCTCTGCGTGTGCGCCGGGATCTTCAGCGTCACCTCGCCGTCCGGCGTCGGCACCTTGATCTTCCCGCCGAAATACGCCTCCCCGATGCTCACCGGCACGTCGAGGCGCAGATCGTCCCCCTCGCGCTTGAACAAGGGATGCGGCGTCACGTGGATCGTCAGCAGCAAATCCCCCGGAGGACCGCCGCCCATGCCTGGCGCGCCCTGCCCAGGGACACGAATGCGGCTGCCTTCGTTCGCGCCGGCGGGAATGCGCACCGTCATCGGCTCCTCGCCCTCGCGCTGGAGCTGCACCGTCGTGCCCTTCACCGCCGACACGAAATCGATCGTCACCTCGCTCTCGACGTCCTGGCCCTTGCGCGCCCGCACGCCCCCGCGCGCCCCGCCCCCGCGGCCCCGGCCGAACATGTCGCCGATGTTGCCGAAGAGGTCGCCGAAATCCCCCGACCCGCCGCCGCCTCCGCCGAAGATCTCCTCGACGTTGAACGGCACGCCGCCCGCCCCGCCGGGCGCGCCGCCTCGGCCGCGGCCTCCGCCGTATTGGCGCACGAATCGCGCGCGCTCCGGGTCGAACCCCTGCTGCAGGCTGTCCTCGCCGAACTCGTCGTAGAGCGCGCGCTTCTGCTTGTCCGACAGCACCTCGTTCGCGCGGTTGATTTCCTTGAACTTCGCTTCGTTCGCCTTTCCAGGCGCCTTGTCCGGGTGGTACTGGACGGCGAGCTTGCGGAAAGCTTTCTTGATGGTGTCTTCGTCTGCGTCCCGGGCGACGCCGAGCACGGAGTAAAGGTCACGAGCCATGGGCCGGGGAAGGGTAAATCCCGGAGGTGGCTACGTCACGGGGGGCAAGTCGGAAACGACCGAACGGCCTCTTCTCCCCTCTCCCGCGAGGGAGAGGGGTCGGGGGTGAGGGCGTCGTTCCTACACGCCGATGCGCCAGGTCGTCCCGGTCGGGTTGTCCGCGACCTCGATCCCGAGCGCCTCGAGCTCCTTGCGGATCACGTCGGCCCGCGCGAAGTCCTTCGCCTGCCGCGCCTGCCGCCGCTCCTCCACCTGCGTCGTGATCTCCTCCGCCGTCTTGCCCATGATCGCCAGCCGGCGCGCCTGCGTGCGCGTGCGGTAGACATCCATCGGCGTCTGCAAGATGCCGAGCGGCTCGACCGTGGACCAGAGCGCGCGCGCCAGCATCTTCGCCACGAGCGGCGCCGCCTTCGCGATCTCCGGGTCCTTGCGGCGCTTCTGCGCGAGGTCCACGAGCTCGTTGCCCGCCCGCGCGAGCTCGCCCACGACCGCCAGCGCGACAGGCGTGTTGAGGTCGTCGTCGAGCGCCGTGTCGACCTTGCCGCGCGCGGCCGACGCGAGGTCCATCATCGGCGCCATCTCGCGCGGCAAACGCATCGTCGGCGCCGGCGCATCGTCGCCGCCCGTGGCGCCCTTCGCGAGCTCGGCCAGCGAACCGAGCCGGCCGAGCGTGTGGTAGAGGTAATCGACCCGCCGCTCCGCCTCCAGGATGCCCGGGAAGACCACCCGTCCGTCGTCGCGTTTCTCCGTCTCGAAGGCGATCGGGCCGCGGTAGTGCACCGTGAGCAGGAAGTAGCGCAGCGCCTCGGGGTCGTTGCGCTGGTAGACGTCGCGGATCGTGACGAAGTTGCCGAGCGACTTCGCCATCTTTTCCTTGTCGACGTTGACGAAGCCGTTGTGGATCCAGAGCGAGCAGAACGGCCCCTCGCCCGGATGCGCGGCCTCGCTCTGCGCGATCTCGTTCTCGTGGTGCGGGAAGATGAGGTCCATCCCGCCGCAGTGCACGTCGAAGCCGTAGCCGAGGTAGCGCTCGCTCATCGCCGAGCACTCGATGTGCCAGCCGGGGCGGCCTTTCCCCCACGGGCTGTCCCAGCCCCACGTGCACTCGCCCGCGCCCTTCCAGAGCGCGAAATCGAGCGGGTCGTGTTTCTGCTCGGAGACCTCGACGCGCGCGCCCGAGCAGAGGTCCTCGATGTGCCGGTGCGAGAGCTTGCCGTACTGCGCGAAGGAGCGGACCGCGTAGTAGACGTCCTTCGAGCCGTTCGGCATGTCGGCGACGTACGCGTTGCCGTTCGCGATGAGCGTCTCGATGATCCGGACGATGTCGGCGATCGAGTCGGAGACACGCGGCTCGTGGTCCGGGTCCTGGCAGCCGAGCGCGCGGATGTCCTCTTGGTAGAGCGCCGCCATGCGGGCCGAGAGGTCGAGCGGCGTCTCGCCGTTCTCCCGGGAGCGCGCGAGGATCTTGTCGTCGACGTCCGTCACGTTCCGCGCGTAGACGACCCGCACGCCCTGGCTGCGCAGGTGCCGCACGAGCACGTCGGGGGCGAGCGCGGCGCGGGCGTGGCCGACGTGCGCGACGTCGTAGACGGTGGGGCCGCAACAGTAGACGCGTACCTCGCCGGCCCTTTTCGGGACCAGCTCGGTCAGCTTGCCGGTCATCGTGTCGTGGAGGCGTAGGCCGATCGGAGGCATCGCGTTCTCCGTCTACCAGCATGATCCACGCCTGTCACGAGGGGGAAGGCGGACCCTCGTGTCCTTGAAGGGCCGGCATGGCGTGCGCATGGTAAGCCAGTCCCGCCATGCTGCCCCTTCGAGACCGGCTGCCGGCTCGGCGTCCCCCCTACGTCAACTGGCTGATCATCATCGCGAACATCTGCGTCTTCGTGTGGACGCAGGCGCTCCTCTCGGTGGCCGGACCCCGCGGGAACGAGGCGAGGGCCTACGACCTGCTCATGGAGTACGGCCTCGTGCCCGCGCGGCTCGTGCACGAGCCGCTCGCCGCGCTGCCGACGATGTTTTCGAGCATGTTCATGCACGATCCGTCCGGGTGGGCGCACCTCGGCGGCAACATGCTCTACCTCTGGATCTTCGGCGACAACGTCGAGGACGCCATGGGCAGCCGGCGTTACGCGCTCTTCTACGTCCTCTGCGGCATGGCCGCGGCGCTCGCGCAGGTCGTGGTGAACCCGTCGTCGGTCGTGCCCATGGTCGGCGCCTCGGGCGCGATCTCGGGCGTGCTCGCGGCATACGGGTCGCTCTACCCGCGCTCGCCGATCACGGTGCTGAACCCGATCGTCCCGCTCTGGCTGTTCTTCGGGCTCTTCTTCGAGCTCCCGGCCTGGGTGATCATCCTCGAGTACTTCGTCCTGAACCTCTTCAGCGGGCTCGGGTCGCTCGGCGGGACGGGCAGCGGGGTCGCGTTCTTCGCGCACCTCGGCGGCTTCGTTGCGGGCGCGCTGCTCGTCCGCCTGTTCATGCGCGACAAGACAGGCCGTGATCACGACCGCTGGTCCCAGTTCCGGCCGCCCGCCCAGAGGCCCAAATCCCCCTCCGGCCCGCCCTACGGCGCGCCGCCGCCGCGACGGCCCCCGA
Protein-coding sequences here:
- a CDS encoding PEGA domain-containing protein → MLRRLLASAALLSLLALAGCDECGEIDCACLQGGIVVTVVDATTKQPLVGAKVAIGNDLCAPNGPDHVCNVPGGTYSVKVSATGYAPKTVSIVLPEPQGEGCCVCGDRVEQTVELAQMP
- a CDS encoding DnaJ C-terminal domain-containing protein, whose product is MARDLYSVLGVARDADEDTIKKAFRKLAVQYHPDKAPGKANEAKFKEINRANEVLSDKQKRALYDEFGEDSLQQGFDPERARFVRQYGGGRGRGGAPGGAGGVPFNVEEIFGGGGGGSGDFGDLFGNIGDMFGRGRGGGARGGVRARKGQDVESEVTIDFVSAVKGTTVQLQREGEEPMTVRIPAGANEGSRIRVPGQGAPGMGGGPPGDLLLTIHVTPHPLFKREGDDLRLDVPVSIGEAYFGGKIKVPTPDGEVTLKIPAHTQSGQVLRLKGKGVARKGKEPGDLYVRFLIQIRTEDDPSVADAVKELDVPGEELRSELRF
- the cysS gene encoding cysteine--tRNA ligase; protein product: MPPIGLRLHDTMTGKLTELVPKRAGEVRVYCCGPTVYDVAHVGHARAALAPDVLVRHLRSQGVRVVYARNVTDVDDKILARSRENGETPLDLSARMAALYQEDIRALGCQDPDHEPRVSDSIADIVRIIETLIANGNAYVADMPNGSKDVYYAVRSFAQYGKLSHRHIEDLCSGARVEVSEQKHDPLDFALWKGAGECTWGWDSPWGKGRPGWHIECSAMSERYLGYGFDVHCGGMDLIFPHHENEIAQSEAAHPGEGPFCSLWIHNGFVNVDKEKMAKSLGNFVTIRDVYQRNDPEALRYFLLTVHYRGPIAFETEKRDDGRVVFPGILEAERRVDYLYHTLGRLGSLAELAKGATGGDDAPAPTMRLPREMAPMMDLASAARGKVDTALDDDLNTPVALAVVGELARAGNELVDLAQKRRKDPEIAKAAPLVAKMLARALWSTVEPLGILQTPMDVYRTRTQARRLAIMGKTAEEITTQVEERRQARQAKDFARADVIRKELEALGIEVADNPTGTTWRIGV
- a CDS encoding rhomboid family intramembrane serine protease, yielding MLPLRDRLPARRPPYVNWLIIIANICVFVWTQALLSVAGPRGNEARAYDLLMEYGLVPARLVHEPLAALPTMFSSMFMHDPSGWAHLGGNMLYLWIFGDNVEDAMGSRRYALFYVLCGMAAALAQVVVNPSSVVPMVGASGAISGVLAAYGSLYPRSPITVLNPIVPLWLFFGLFFELPAWVIILEYFVLNLFSGLGSLGGTGSGVAFFAHLGGFVAGALLVRLFMRDKTGRDHDRWSQFRPPAQRPKSPSGPPYGAPPPRRPPSRDPWGW